The Mycobacterium sp. EPa45 genomic interval TTGCCGCCGCATTCATCGCCGGGCGCAACCGCGGTGAGGACGTCGCGGCAAACGATGTCCGCACCTCCACGACGACGACGTCGTCCACGACTCCTGTCGCGCCACCGCCACCGCCACCGCCACCGGTGACGACGACACCATCGGTCAGCGCGACCACCGACACCGTCACCGTCGCGCCGACCCCGACCGCGGTGATCGGTTCAGACTGCCGCGAGCCCGGCGCCACCGGTACCACAGCGGACGGTGCGACCGCCTACTGCACGCAGCTGCAGTACACCGATCGCTACCTGTGGTCGGTGCACCAGGACACGATCCCCAATCCAGTGATCACGTCGTCGCCGACGACGCCACCTCCGACGGAGAACGAGTCCCCGGTGCGGATATGTATGCAGGAAACGGGGCACACCAGATTGCGATGCGCCGAGGAGATTTTGCGCGGCAACCGCGGCTAGGACCTATGCGATGAGCGCCGACGACACCCCGCTGTGGTTGTTCGCCGACCAGCTCGGCCCGCAGGTGTACAGCGGTGAGCACGCGCACCGCCCGGTTCTCCTGGTCGAGGCCGCTTCCACACTGCGGCGCCGCCGTTACCACCGGCAGAAGCTGCACCTGGTGCTGTCCGCGTTGCGGCACGCCGCGGCTGAGCTCGGGGAGCGCGCCACCCTCCTTCGCAACGACACCTACGCCGAGGCGCTCCGCGATTACGGCAGGCCGGTGCTGGTGCACGAACCGACGTCGTTTGCCGCCGATCGCTTCGTCCGGCGCCTTCAGCGCGACGGCCTGGTCGCCGACATCCTGCCCACCCCGACATTCGCGCTGCCGCGCGCCGAATTCCGGCAGTGGGCCGGGGACCGCCGAAAGTTCCGGATGGAGGATTTCTACCGGGAGCAGCGCCGGCGGTTCAGCGTGCTGATGGATGGCGCCGAGCCGGTAGGCGGCCGGTGGAACTTCGACACCGAGAATCGCGAATCACCGCCGAAGAACGAAGAACGACTCGACGTCGACGCGCCGTACCGACCACGCGAAGACGACATCGACGAGTCGGTGCGCCGTGACCTCGACGCCATGGATCTCGACACCGTCGGCGTCGACGGGCCGCGGCTGTTCGCAGTGACTCCGATCGAGGCGCAACGCGCGCTCAAACGATTCATCGACCGGCGGCTACCGCTGTTCGGCCGCTACGAGGACGCCATGATGAGCAACGACTGGGCCATGGCGCATTCGCTGCTGTCGGTGCCGTTGAATCTCGGAGTGCTGCATCCGCTGGACGCGGTACACGCCGCGGAGCAGGCCTACCGGGACGGCACGGCGCCGCTGGCCGCGGCCGAGGGTTTCATCCGTCAGATCCTGGGCTGGCGGGAGTACATGTGGCACCTGTACTGGCACTTCGGGCCCGATTACCTGGGCGAGAACGCGTTGGCCGCCCAGACGCCGTTACCGGCGTGGTGGACCGACCTCGATGCCGACTCGGTGACCGCGGAGTGTCTGCGGCATGCGTTGAGCGGGGTGCGGGACCGCGGATGGGCGCACCACATTCAGCGATTGATGGTGCTGGGAAGTCACGCGCTGCAGCGCGGCTACCAGCCGCGGGCGCTGACCGAGTGGTTCGCGACCGCCTTCGTCGACGGATTCGCGTGGGTGATGCCGACGAACGTGATCGGCATGAGCCAGCACGCCGACGGCGGGATGCTGGCCACCAAGCCCTACACCTCGGGTGGTGCGTACGTGAACAAGATGAGCGACCACTGCCGCGACTGCCGCTTCGACCCCAAGGTCCGTCTCGGAGCCGACGCGTGCCCGTTCACCGCCGGTTATTGGGCCTTCGTGCATCGCCATCAGGAATTGCTGGCGCGCAACCGCCGCACGGCGCGAGCGGTGTCGTCGATGTCGCGGCTCTCGGACCTGGATGCCGTCGTCGAACAAGAACGTCACCGCGACACGTTCTAGTCGGGCCTGCGCTGAAACGTTCTCCTGCCCTTGTGGCGATAGACGTCGCAAGAGGCTGGTGTGATCTGCTCGAAGAGCGACCTCCAAGCTCCCTGGGCTATGTTCGACCGGAGACAGACGGAGGTTGGAGTGAAGAGGCTCATCATGGTGGCCGCCGGCGCGCTTGCCGCAGGCTCAGCAGTAGCCGCCCTCAACATGGGGTCCAGCAGCGCCGACCCGAACGCCGGCGGCACGATGAACATCCTCGGCGAACCGTATTACAAGGCGGTCGCAATCCTGCACGCCCAAGGTATCCAGACAGTCTTCGGCGGCTCCGTGGGCAGTGACGTGCCCCAGGCGAAGTGTGTCGTTCAGAGCCAGAAATACCTGGCCAGCGGCAAGATGTCACTGATGCTGAACTGCACCAAGGCCGCTCAGCCCGACGCGCCTGCGCCCAGCGGGCCGGGCCAGACTCCCGCACAGCAGATCCCCTCCGACGGTGGTTCCCGCCCGACTCCGGGTGCCCCCGGGACCGTCATCGTCACGCCGACTCAGGTCGGCTGACAGACCCGCTGGCGCTAGACTCCACGGCATTCACCGCCGGGAGGTTTCGCCCATGCTGCGCCCACGCCGTTTCGAGCACGAGGTCGATCCGGGCCCGGTGCAGATCCAGGCTCGCAAGGTCGCCTTCAACGTCTCCGAAGCCCCGTTGCACTGGATTCCCGGCCACCCGGTCGCCTCGCATGTGGTGGGATTGCTCAACGTTGTCCTTCCGGTCGCCGAGCGCTGGTTCGTCGACACGTACAACGAGGCGTTGCCACTGGTGAAGGATCCCCGGCTCGCCGAGGACATGCGGGGGTTCATCGGTCAGGAGGCCACCCACGCCGACACCCACGAGCAGGTGCTGCAGGAGTTGATGGTGGCCCGCGGCGTGGATCCCGAGCCGATTCTGCGCCAGCTCGACTACGTCTTCGGCCAGGTGCTCTCACCCAGCCCCTCGTCTGATCCCCGAAAGCGGCTGAATCATCTGTGTGACCGGCTGTGGCTGATCGCGGCGATCGAGCACTACACCGCGGTGCTCGGCGACTTCGCACTGAACTGCGCCTGGGACGACTACGGCGCAGATCCCACACTGGTCGACGTGTTCCGCTGGCATGGCAGTGAAGAGGTCGAGCACCGCAATGTCGCACACGATGTCGCCGTCTACTTCCACGACAGCTATCTGGACCGGGTCCGGTCGATGGGCATGGCCGTAACCCTGATCGCCGGGTTCTTCAACCGCGGCTCGTGGTACCTGTGTCGCACCGACCCGACTCTGGACATGAGCTGGTGGCAGATGCAGCGGCTCCGGGCCAGAGATTCCAAGCTGGGTCTGCTACCCAAGTACCGCACGCTGTTCGGTACCACCACACTGACCTATTTCCGGCCGAACTATTCCCCCGAGGACGTCGGGTCCACCGCGCAAGCGGTGGCCTACCTGGCGAGCTCGCGCGCCGCGCGCGCCGCGCACCTGTGAGAGTGCGGCTGCGGTCCGCGCCGCCGAGTGCATCGGGTCGCACCCGTCACGATGTGCTGCTGCGCCTCACCGATGTGTCGATCACGGCGCTGTGGGCCATCAGCGGCGCGGTACGCCGCCCGGCGGTCCCCGCGAACCGTGATCGCACGCTCACGCTGCAGGTCGTCGACCGCCAGGTCGTCGCGCGTGACCAGAACGTCGTTGCGCTGACGCTGGCGGCCCCGGACCGGCGCCCACTGCCGGGCTGGCATCCCGGCGCGCACCTGGACATCCATCTGCCCAGCGGGCGGATCCGGCAGTACTCGCTGTGCGGGGATCCCGCGTTGATCACCAGCTATCGGATTGCGGTGCGCCGCATCCCCGACGGTGGTGGCGGCTCGATCGAGGTGCACGACGGCCTGGGGGTCGGGGCGACGGTGACCAGCGGCGGCCCGCGCAATGCCTTCCCACTGACCGTCCCCGGCTACGGTTCGCCCACGCAGCGGCTGCGGTTCGTCGCCGGCGGGATCGGCATCACGCCGATCCTGCCCATGCTGGGCCTGGCCGAGCGCCTGGGTGTCGACTGGTCGATGATCTACGCCGGCCGCAGCGAAGACTCCATCCCGTTCCTCGACGAGGTACGCAGATTCGGCGAGCGCGTGCAGGTCCGCACCGATGATGTCCACGGGCTACCAACCGCCGCAGACCTTTTGGGTGATTGCCCGGACGGAACGACCGTCTACACATGTGGACCCGCGCCGATGCTGACCGCGATCCGCACCGCCCTGGCCGGCCGCGACGATGTCGAATTGCACTTCGAGCGGTTCGCCGCCGCCCCGGTGGTCGACGGCACGACGTTCACTGCGGTCATTGCCTCCACCGGCGCCACCGTGTCGGTACATCGCCACGAGACCCTGTTGTCCGCCCTGCAGCGGGAACAGGTAGCCACCCCGTACTCCTGCCGGCAGGGATTCTGCGGCACCTGCCGCACTCGGGTGCTCGATGGTGTTGTGCAGCACCGGGATACGCTGCTCACCGAACCGGAGCGCGCTGACGGAATGATGCTTACCTGCGTGTCGCGCGCGCCCGAAGGCGGCCATCTGAGACTGGATCTGTAGTCAGTCGGCCTTGAGCATCGGGATACCCTCGCTCGTGGCGAACTTCGCGTCTTCCTGACTGGCGAGACCCATCGAGACCAGCGTGCGCGGGAAGATGAGATCGGTGAAGTACGCCAGCCCGACAGCCCAGCGGTTGACGGCTCGTGGAATCGCGTACAGGTGGTAGGCGCGGGTGACGGCCTTCGCCGGCAGACCGGAGACCTGGATGTTGAGCGGGTTGGCTACGGCCTTACCCGGCCCGAGGTCGACGACCAGGCCCATGTTGCGGTGCTTGTAGTCCTTGGGCGTGCCGAACCCCAGGCTGGCAGCGACATTGCGCGCCAAGGCTTTCCCTTGCCGCACGGCATGCTGGGCGGTGGGTGGCGTAATCGTGCCCGGTTGGGTCAGGTCGGGCACGGCGGCGGCGTCACCTGCGGAGAAGACGTCGGGATGGCCGGGAACCCGCAGGTCCGCGCCGACCTTCAACCTGCCCTTCTCGGTCGGCAGGCCCAGCGTCTCGATCAGCGGCGCGGCGGTCACACCCGTCACCCACGCCACCGTTCGGGTATCGAGCCGTGAATCATCGCTGAGCACAACATGATCGGCGTGCACTTCCTTCAGCGTCAGGCCCAGCCGCACGTCGACGCCGCGGTCGTGCAGTACCTTCATGGCGGCCTTGCCGAGTTTCTCCCCCACCTCGGGCATCACCTGTTCGGCGAGGTCCATCAGGACGAAGCGCACAGAGTTGGGGTCGAATGCCATCTGGCGTGCGGCGGCGTCGGCGAGAGCACGCAGCTGGACCACCAGCTCGGTGCCCGAATACGAAGCACCCACCACCACGATCGTGCGCCGGCCGGTGGCCACCGCGGGGTCATCGTCGAGGCTGGCCAGTTCCAGCTGCTCGAGGAAGTGGTCGCGCAGGTACAGCGCCTCGGCGATCGATTTGAGCCCGCGGGCGTAGGTGGCCAGGCCGGGAATGTCGAACAGCCGCGTCACCGAACCTGGGGTGAGCACCAGCCGATCCCAGGCCAACTCCCGGGTGCGGCCCTCGGGGTCGGTGTATCCCAGCGTGTGCCTCGTCAGATCGGCGTTCTCCACCCGGCCTCGGATAACCCGGACTCCGGGCAGCGTGCCGGCCAGGGGAATCGAAACGAACCGGGCGTCGACCAGTCCGCCGGCCACGTCGGGCAGCAGCGGCGTGTAGAGCATGTAGTCGATCGGCGAGATGAGGGTGATCTGCACGTCGGCGTCATGTCGGCGAAGTCGCCGCTGAAGTCGGCGCGCACACTCGAACCCGGTGAAGCCGCTGCCCACCACCACCACGGAGGTCATCGGGTCATTTATACCCGAGGGGCCGGATCACAAACGTACGCAAAGACTCTTGCGCCCCGCCGTGCCGACCGAGCAGGATGGATACCCCTATGTCGCGTTCGCTGGGTCTGCTGTCCTCGGTGTGGTCAACGGCGACCGCTCTCCCGGTGAGTTCCGGGGCCGCGGTGGCGTACCGAACCGTGTTCATGACCATCAAGCGGCTCGTCCTGGGCCGGACCATGACGGTGCGGCTCGACGGCGGCGACATCACGTTGACCGTCACCGAATTCGATTCGCGTCTCGACGTCCGCGGACTGGCTGTCGGCCAGTTGAACGATGTGCGGATAGCCGCAACCGATATTCATTGGGGCACACACTTTTTCGAGGCCGCCACGGTAGTGCTGCACAATGTTCACCTGAAGCCTGGCGTACCGCCGGTGCTGGTGGCGGCGCCGGTGGAGGTGACCATGGCGGTCTCCACGCACGCGCTCGACGCGGTGTTCTCCGACGCGCTGCCGCGTCTGTCGGGGCACGTCGGTGACGACGGTATCGCCCGGTTGCGCTGGGCCCGCCGTCCGGGGCTGGGAAGTATAGAGGTCGATGTGGCCTTGGACGGTTCCACGTTGTGGCTGAGGCCGCGGGCGCTGCGAACCCGGCGGCGCCGGTGGGCGTTGCCGCCTCGGCTGCCGGCCTATCCGGTGCGAGTGCCGGAACTCGCCAGCGGTCTGACCCTGACGAGTCTGTCGTTGGGGCCCGGATCCCTACACCTGACCGGTGGCTTGCCGGAGTGGCGCGCCGAGGTGCCCGGGACGCGCGTCGACGATGTCCTGGCCCAGCTGAGCGTCGTCGGACGGCCATTGAATTTCACCGGGTGGCCCCGCCGCGCCTAGCTGCCGGCGTTCGTAGCATCGGATGGCGACCGACGTCACGAGGGCCAGCATCCAGCCGAGCAGCAGGTCGATGACGTAATGCTCGGCCGAGTACACCAGGGCGAACGCCATGATGACCACATAGCCGGCGAGTAGCGGCTGCCACCGGCGGCCCACCCGGCCCCACAGGAACGCCGCGATCATCGCCGACAGTCCGGCATGCAGCGACGGAATGGCCGCCACCAGGTTGACGCTGGCCTGACCCTCGTCGAGCAGCGCCCGCGCCACGTCCAGGTGCAGCATTCCAAAGCCCCGGCTCGAGATCCGTTCGACGAAATCCCCTGCGCCCGCGTGCCGGGTGGTCACGGGCCCCAGCAAGCCGCCGTCGGGGAGCGGCACCGGGCGGAACATGCATGCCGGCGCCGACGGCCCGCCTGCCACATCGGCGGGGTCGCAGCGCGCCGCTGCCCAGGGCGGCGCGGCGGGCAGCACGGCGTAGATCCCCAGTGCCGTGAACGACAACACCACGAAGCGCCGTACGAACGCCTTCCACTCGGCCCGGTCGCGCAGCCACAGCACGGCGGCTACGACGTACGGAAGGATGAAGAACGACATATAGACCGTGCTGATGACCACCTCCCACCACGGCGGTGACGGCATCTTGAGGTGTTCCTGCAGCCAGACGGTGGGTATCGCGCCGAACATGCGGCGGTCCAGATCGGGCTGCCACGTCCACTGTGTGGGCGCGCCGATCAGGTCCGCCGCTCCCCTGCTCAAGTCGTAGACGATCAACACCAGGGCGAACGGCAGCCAGTCCCGCACGATCACCAGCAGGCGGCGCCTGCCGATGCCGGCGGCCAGCAAACCGGTGCATACGTAGAGCAGGACGAGTTCGCGGTTGAACGCCAAACCGCTTGTGGCGGTCCATATTACGATCGTCGCGGCCCAGACTCCGATTGCGGTGCGACGTAAAAGCATGAGCCGGTCGGTCCGACCATCCGGATCGTCCTGCGGCGCATGCGGCTCGACGTCGATCGCGGTCATCGCAGCCCACTCAACCGGTTCATCGCAACGGATTACCCGCTTTAGGCAAGATTGCGTTCAGCCCACCTTTGGAAGCGGTTAACCCGGTTGCAGTGGGCCGACCGGCATCGTGGTGGTGGCATGGGCCAGCGTTCGGCCGGACGGCATCTCCTCAGTCCCACGCCGAGGCGACGGCCTCGGCGACGTCGATCACCTTGGCGTCCTGCGACGCCGGGCTGTCGATCTCATCGGCGACGTAGGCCGCGACGAACCGGCGGATCTCGGTGTCCACGCCGGCCACGATGCGCAGGATCTCGCCGCGCACCGATTTCGAGGTCACGTGCACGGCGATGTCGGACGGCCGCGGCTTGGCGACATCGATGACCAGTATGAGCGGTTCGGCGGCCCGCGCAGTCGCTCGCAGCGCGATGTCACCGTCGACGGTGAATCGTTGCTTGTCCACCCGCAGGTCGACGATCAGCTCGATCAGCAGTGGGATGCGGACGTTGAAGGTGATGGTGTCGCCGACGCTGCGCCGGGCGACCGGCTGCTGGATCTTCACCTTGGCGGTGACCTTGGCCAGGCCGCCCGGCCCCTGAGCCATCGGGCCCATCTCGAACTCGCCGCCGGCGATCTCGGCGAACGCGGCAGCCACTCGCTCCTCGGTCACCGCTATTTCGAAGAACCGGCGACCGAATTCCTCGTAGGTGACGAAGTTGTGGGTGTGCATAGAGGTCTACGTTCTCACGTCTGATGTCGACACCAGAGCGCGGACCGGTAACAAATCGGTCGTGTCAGGCCGGGGGCCAGACCAGGCGCAGCCCGGCGTCGTCGGCCGGTTCGCCGGCGGCGACGCCGAAGGCGTCCAACGCGGCGACCACCGATTCGCGTTCGTCGGCGCTCATTGCGCGCAGCACTCGGGTGATCGAACGACGGCGATGGCGGTTCATCTTGCGAACCAATTGCCTGCCGTCGGTAGTGAGCGACAGGGAGATGTTGCGCCGGTCGGCCGCCGAGTCCTGACGGTCCAGGAAGCCTGCCTTGATCAGCCGATCACAGATCCGGCTGGCGTTGGACGGACTGATCTCCAGTGCGGCGGCGACCGACGCAAGATTCAGCGGCCCGCGGGTATCGATCATCACCAGCACTCGCAGCTGGGGAACCGTGACGACCTCGGAAACCTCGGCTATCGAGGCGGCCGCGATACCCACCAGCGCGCGGGAGGCCCGCAGGACCGCATCGATGTCGTCGGCCGACGGCCCCTCATCTGCCTCAGGCACAGCTTGCCTCCTCACCCCTGGCATTGTGCCAGCAGCGCGCCGGGAATCCGGTCCTCACCCGTATCGGAACGCGGTCCGGCCATTTCGGGCAGCGCAGGTGGTCGACCGCCAGTTCGCCGAATCCTAGTGCCGTGCAGGGAAGTCGACGGATCCTTGGCGTGAGCAGCCGTCAGTCGTTTCCGCGGGGTGGCGGCTGGACGGCCACACCGCCCGATTCGTGCTCTGGGCCGGCATCCGGATGCTCGGCGGGCACCCGCTCGCGGAAACGATGCGCCTCACTGGGTCCCGTCGGCGACGAGGCGCCGGCGCCGCGATACGGCCCGGGCTTGGGGCGTGGCTTGCCGCCGGGGAACGACAGCCGAATGATGGTGCGCTGTACCGACAACCACTGTTTGGAGAACGGTCCCGAGTTGTACGGCAACTGGTAGCGCTCGCAAATGTCCTTGATCTTCGGGGCGATCTCGGAATAGCGGCTGCTCGGCATGTCGGGGTACAGGTGATGCTCCACCTGGTAGCCGAGATTGCCGCTGATGAGATGGAACAGCGGGCTTCCTTCGATGTTGGCCGCGCCGACCAATTGCCGCACGTACCAGCCCCCGCGGGTCTCGTCGGCAACGTCATCTTCACTGAACGTGTATGTCTGATCGGGGAAATGCCCACAGAAGATGATGGCGTTCGACCACACGTTACGGATCACGTTGGCCAGCGCGTCGGCACCCAGGGTGCGCAGGAACGTGCTCTCCACCCCGGGCAGTACCCGGTCGAGGAAGGTCGCCGCCGAACTCCCGCGGCCGCCGGACAGCTGACGGAGCCGACGGCCGATGCGCGAATGCGCCGGTTGTTCGAGCCGGCCGCGCAGAGCGAGCTGGGTCAGCGCGAACGCCCCCGCGCTGATGGTCGGCCAGCCCACGTAGTCCTTGACGATCTGCGCGCGCGCCTTGCCGGTGATGCCTTTCAACTCGGAGCGAACTTCAGACCACGGCTTCTCGCCGCGCTGCGCGGCACGAAAATCGATGTCGTGCACGGCGACTCCCCACTCGAAGAGCATCATCAGCAAGAAGTTGAACAGCGGCTGCGCCAGCCATACCGGGTGCCATGGCTGATTGGGGTCGATGCGCATGATCTCGTAACCGAGATCGCGGTCCTTTCCGCGGATGTTTGTATAGGTGTGATGGATGTAGTTGTGTGAGTGCTTCCAGGCTTTCGCGGTGGACGCGGTGTCCCAGTCCCACACCGAGGAGTGGACGTCGGGGTCGTTCATCCAATCCCACTGGCCGTGCAGGATGTTGTGCCCCAGTTCCATGTTCTCCAGGATCTTCGCCATGCTCAGGCACGCCGTGCCGAGCACCCAGGCAGTCTTCGACCGCGAGGCGAGCAGTAACACCCGGCCGACGACGATGATTTGGCGTTGCGCGGTGATCACGGACTTGATGTAACGGCGATCGCGATCACCGAGTTCGGCAAAGACCTCATCGTGGATGGCGTCGAACTCCTTGGCGAGCTTTTCGAGCTCTCGATCGGTCAGGTGCGCAAACGGGCTACCGACGGTGGTGGTCATGATTTTCCTTCCGATCACAATTCGAGTTCCACGTCGCCCTCGGCGGTATGGATGCAGATCCGCACGTCCTGGTCGGTCGGCTCGGTGACCTCACCTGAGCGCAGGTCGCGCACCTTGCCTGACTTCACCGTGCCCACGCAGGTGTGGCAGATCCCGATGCGGCAGCCGAACGCCAGGTTGATTCCGGCTTGTTCGCCGGCCTCCAAAATCGGTGTGCCACTGCCGCAATCGACAGTGACGTCGCTGTCGCGGAACGTCACCTTCCCGCCCTTGCCGTCGCCGGGATTGCCACCGATCTTGGGCTGGAACCGTTCGTAATGCAGCCGCTCGGGTTCGCCGTTGTCCTGCCAGAACTCGATGAGCCCGTCGAGTAGCTCGCCGGGACCCGAGCAGAACGCTTCTCGTTCGCGCCAGTCCGGGCACACCTGGTCCAGTTCGCCGGGTGAGAATCTGCCGCGTTCGGATGTGAGCCGAACATCGAGCCGCACGCCGTCGTGCCGGCGCTCCAGGTCTTCCAACACCGACAGGAACATCACGTGTTCGCGGTGCCGGTCGGAGTGCAGCACCACCACATCGTGAAGCTCGTCGCGGTGGTCGAGGCTGCGGAGCATGCTGATGATGGGAGTGATGCCACTGCCCGCACTGATGAACAGCATCTTGGCCGGCAGTGGTTCGGGCAGTGTGAACACGCCTTCGATGTCACCGAGCCGCACCACCTCGCCCGGCTGAATCTTGTGCACGAGGTACGGCGATACGACGCCACTGTCGACCTTCTTGGGCGTGACGCTGATCAGACCGTCTTCCGGCTGCGAATCGGAGGTCAGCGAATACGCCCGCCAGTGATAGCGCCCGTCGATGACCAGACCCAGGCGCACATATTGACCGGGCTTGTGGCCCGGCCATTCGTAGCTGGGCCGAATCAAGACGCTTGCCGCTTCGGAACCCTGCGGTTCGACGCGTTCCACGCGGCCCCGCAACTCTCTGGTGGTCCATAGCGGATTCACCATCTCCA includes:
- a CDS encoding MarR family winged helix-turn-helix transcriptional regulator → MPEADEGPSADDIDAVLRASRALVGIAAASIAEVSEVVTVPQLRVLVMIDTRGPLNLASVAAALEISPSNASRICDRLIKAGFLDRQDSAADRRNISLSLTTDGRQLVRKMNRHRRRSITRVLRAMSADERESVVAALDAFGVAAGEPADDAGLRLVWPPA
- a CDS encoding metal-dependent hydrolase, producing MLRPRRFEHEVDPGPVQIQARKVAFNVSEAPLHWIPGHPVASHVVGLLNVVLPVAERWFVDTYNEALPLVKDPRLAEDMRGFIGQEATHADTHEQVLQELMVARGVDPEPILRQLDYVFGQVLSPSPSSDPRKRLNHLCDRLWLIAAIEHYTAVLGDFALNCAWDDYGADPTLVDVFRWHGSEEVEHRNVAHDVAVYFHDSYLDRVRSMGMAVTLIAGFFNRGSWYLCRTDPTLDMSWWQMQRLRARDSKLGLLPKYRTLFGTTTLTYFRPNYSPEDVGSTAQAVAYLASSRAARAAHL
- a CDS encoding ferredoxin reductase — encoded protein: MAERGAQPPVPRGRRLFLRAVRHLFSPLRPDDYLEMVNPLWTTRELRGRVERVEPQGSEAASVLIRPSYEWPGHKPGQYVRLGLVIDGRYHWRAYSLTSDSQPEDGLISVTPKKVDSGVVSPYLVHKIQPGEVVRLGDIEGVFTLPEPLPAKMLFISAGSGITPIISMLRSLDHRDELHDVVVLHSDRHREHVMFLSVLEDLERRHDGVRLDVRLTSERGRFSPGELDQVCPDWREREAFCSGPGELLDGLIEFWQDNGEPERLHYERFQPKIGGNPGDGKGGKVTFRDSDVTVDCGSGTPILEAGEQAGINLAFGCRIGICHTCVGTVKSGKVRDLRSGEVTEPTDQDVRICIHTAEGDVELEL
- a CDS encoding cryptochrome/photolyase family protein produces the protein MSADDTPLWLFADQLGPQVYSGEHAHRPVLLVEAASTLRRRRYHRQKLHLVLSALRHAAAELGERATLLRNDTYAEALRDYGRPVLVHEPTSFAADRFVRRLQRDGLVADILPTPTFALPRAEFRQWAGDRRKFRMEDFYREQRRRFSVLMDGAEPVGGRWNFDTENRESPPKNEERLDVDAPYRPREDDIDESVRRDLDAMDLDTVGVDGPRLFAVTPIEAQRALKRFIDRRLPLFGRYEDAMMSNDWAMAHSLLSVPLNLGVLHPLDAVHAAEQAYRDGTAPLAAAEGFIRQILGWREYMWHLYWHFGPDYLGENALAAQTPLPAWWTDLDADSVTAECLRHALSGVRDRGWAHHIQRLMVLGSHALQRGYQPRALTEWFATAFVDGFAWVMPTNVIGMSQHADGGMLATKPYTSGGAYVNKMSDHCRDCRFDPKVRLGADACPFTAGYWAFVHRHQELLARNRRTARAVSSMSRLSDLDAVVEQERHRDTF
- a CDS encoding acyl-CoA desaturase — encoded protein: MTTTVGSPFAHLTDRELEKLAKEFDAIHDEVFAELGDRDRRYIKSVITAQRQIIVVGRVLLLASRSKTAWVLGTACLSMAKILENMELGHNILHGQWDWMNDPDVHSSVWDWDTASTAKAWKHSHNYIHHTYTNIRGKDRDLGYEIMRIDPNQPWHPVWLAQPLFNFLLMMLFEWGVAVHDIDFRAAQRGEKPWSEVRSELKGITGKARAQIVKDYVGWPTISAGAFALTQLALRGRLEQPAHSRIGRRLRQLSGGRGSSAATFLDRVLPGVESTFLRTLGADALANVIRNVWSNAIIFCGHFPDQTYTFSEDDVADETRGGWYVRQLVGAANIEGSPLFHLISGNLGYQVEHHLYPDMPSSRYSEIAPKIKDICERYQLPYNSGPFSKQWLSVQRTIIRLSFPGGKPRPKPGPYRGAGASSPTGPSEAHRFRERVPAEHPDAGPEHESGGVAVQPPPRGND
- a CDS encoding NAD(P)/FAD-dependent oxidoreductase, producing MTSVVVVGSGFTGFECARRLQRRLRRHDADVQITLISPIDYMLYTPLLPDVAGGLVDARFVSIPLAGTLPGVRVIRGRVENADLTRHTLGYTDPEGRTRELAWDRLVLTPGSVTRLFDIPGLATYARGLKSIAEALYLRDHFLEQLELASLDDDPAVATGRRTIVVVGASYSGTELVVQLRALADAAARQMAFDPNSVRFVLMDLAEQVMPEVGEKLGKAAMKVLHDRGVDVRLGLTLKEVHADHVVLSDDSRLDTRTVAWVTGVTAAPLIETLGLPTEKGRLKVGADLRVPGHPDVFSAGDAAAVPDLTQPGTITPPTAQHAVRQGKALARNVAASLGFGTPKDYKHRNMGLVVDLGPGKAVANPLNIQVSGLPAKAVTRAYHLYAIPRAVNRWAVGLAYFTDLIFPRTLVSMGLASQEDAKFATSEGIPMLKAD
- a CDS encoding PDR/VanB family oxidoreductase encodes the protein MRVRLRSAPPSASGRTRHDVLLRLTDVSITALWAISGAVRRPAVPANRDRTLTLQVVDRQVVARDQNVVALTLAAPDRRPLPGWHPGAHLDIHLPSGRIRQYSLCGDPALITSYRIAVRRIPDGGGGSIEVHDGLGVGATVTSGGPRNAFPLTVPGYGSPTQRLRFVAGGIGITPILPMLGLAERLGVDWSMIYAGRSEDSIPFLDEVRRFGERVQVRTDDVHGLPTAADLLGDCPDGTTVYTCGPAPMLTAIRTALAGRDDVELHFERFAAAPVVDGTTFTAVIASTGATVSVHRHETLLSALQREQVATPYSCRQGFCGTCRTRVLDGVVQHRDTLLTEPERADGMMLTCVSRAPEGGHLRLDL